One genomic region from Salvia hispanica cultivar TCC Black 2014 chromosome 2, UniMelb_Shisp_WGS_1.0, whole genome shotgun sequence encodes:
- the LOC125204954 gene encoding cannabidiolic acid synthase-like → MKTPLIFYFTFTLLVILSCSAATSADKHDDFLKCIKHEFHNYSSISNLVYTQTNSSFITILRSSIRNLRFATPTTPKPKVIITPDHESQIPPLICCAKQSGLEIRTRSGGHDFEGLSYVAQVPFVIIDMINLSDVTVDVEHKTAWVGGGATIGSLYYRIAQKTPVLGFPAGIYPAVGVGGHFSGGGYGPLMRKYGLAADNVIDARIIDASGRILDRKSMGEDLFWAIRGGGGASFGVITAWKVQLVDVPETVTVFRVGRTLEQNATQIISRWQHVAPEIDQDLFIWALASKVNTTITVSFSSLFLGGGAEKLTALMREKFPELGVVREDCIETSWVKSTQFVTGFPIEIPREILLDRNPAGVVGYVKMKSNYVQKPIPESGFEGVWRYLYKAEGAKRAVIVLIPYGGRMAEISESATPFPHRAGNLCSFSFYVSWGEDRDSKRHISWSRRLYDYVTPYVAGSPRASYYNYIDLDLGVNNVVGETSYAQASVWGRKYFGHNFDRLVRVKAMVDPHNFFRNEQSIVPNSI, encoded by the coding sequence ATGAAAACTCCAttgatcttttattttacatttactCTTCTTGTCATCTTATCTTGTTCAGCTGCAACTTCTGCTGATAAACATGATGATTTTCTCAAATGCATCAAACATGAATTCCACAACTACTCCTCAATTTCCAACCTTGTTTACACCCAAACCAATTCATCTTTCATTACAATCCTCCGATCTTCCATCCGAAACCTAAGATTCGCAACACCAACTACACCGAAACCGAAAGTGATCATAACCCCAGACCACGAATCCCAAATCCCGCCTCTCATATGTTGCGCTAAGCAAAGCGGATTAGAGATCAGAACTCGAAGCGGAGGCCATGATTTCGAAGGACTATCTTACGTGGCACAAGTCCCATTCGTGATCATCGATATGATCAATCTCAGTGATGTAACCGTCGACGTTGAGCATAAAACTGCATGGGTGGGAGGCGGCGCAACCATCGGTTCTTTATACTACAGGATCGCCCAGAAAACCCCGGTTCTCGGTTTTCCTGCCGGGATCTACCCAGCTGTGGGAGTCGGCGGGCACTTCAGCGGAGGCGGCTACGGCCCGTTGATGAGGAAATACGGCCTCGCAGCAGATAACGTCATCGATGCAAGAATCATCGACGCCAGCGGCAGAATCCTGGACAGGAAATCAATGGGCGAGGATCTGTTCTGGGCCATCagaggcggcggaggcgcCAGTTTCGGCGTGATTACTGCCTGGAAGGTGCAACTGGTGGATGTTCCAGAAACTGTCACGGTTTTCAGAGTTGGCAGGACGCTGGAACAGAACGCGACTCAAATCATCAGCCGCTGGCAACACGTGGCTCCGGAGATTGACCAAGATTTGTTCATATGGGCCTTAGCAAGCAAGGTGAACACTACCATCACCGTGTCTTTCAGCTCACTGTTTCTCGGCGGCGGCGCCGAGAAACTAACGGCGTTGATGCGAGAAAAGTTCCCGGAGCTAGGGGTAGTGAGGGAAGACTGCATCGAGACGAGCTGGGTCAAATCCACCCAATTCGTGACCGGATTTCCGATCGAAATACCAAGGGAGATTCTGCTGGACAGAAATCCGGCCGGCGTTGTGGGATATGTCAAAATGAAATCAAACTACGTGCAGAAGCCCATTCCCGAGTCCGGCTTCGAAGGCGTGTGGAGATATTTGTACAAAGCGGAAGGGGCGAAGAGGGCGGTCATCGTCTTGATTCCGTACGGCGGCAGAATGGCGGAGATATCGGAGTCGGCCACTCCTTTTCCTCACAGAGCTGGCAATCTCTGCTCCTTCAGTTTCTACGTTTCTTGGGGAGAAGACAGAGATTCGAAGAGGCATATAAGCTGGTCGAGGAGGCTCTACGACTACGTCACTCCTTATGTCGCGGGATCCCCGAGGGCTTCGTATTACAACTACATAGATCTCGACCTTGGAGTGAACAACGTTGTTGGAGAGACGAGCTATGCGCAAGCGAGTGTCTGGGGTAGGAAGTATTTCGGCCACAATTTCGATCGTCTTGTTCGAGTCAAAGCCATGGTGGATCCGCATAATTTCTTTAGGAACGAGCAAAGTATTGTTCCTAACTCTATTTAG